One genomic segment of Mytilus trossulus isolate FHL-02 chromosome 4, PNRI_Mtr1.1.1.hap1, whole genome shotgun sequence includes these proteins:
- the LOC134715873 gene encoding ciliary-associated calcium-binding coiled-coil protein 1-like isoform X3 has protein sequence MNQQSIIKKKGKKGDDPDDETAVLAFKVLSEEQTKKLLTLEVEDMQKELCEIFKLKNYSTDLQEASTLDYYTGAVWWGKEQGLNPQQLSGLFTVVYNLFENVKEQHMNKVDNLKEFKAVMMGIEPEYPDVKSAGLDFFSVAQAKAIAQYINTSLFQHYNLYQFMFTHTQAEEIIGTDLSIEVAKPSTLPFPPPLHEGVQDDMYASFIATPPPTPPPVEGEEDTKSDQETPKEDEPTVPDIDAFNDLTVDDVREVIESVAKEMLGGLQNDLAAKLREKENNIIQRINKIHKVAE, from the exons ATGAATCAGCAATCAATCATCAAG aAGAAAGGAAAGAAAGGG gATGACCCAGATGATGAGACTGCTGTTCTGGCATTTAAAGTATTGTCTGAAGAACAGACCAAAAAATTACTCACATTAGAAGTTGAAGACATGCAAAA agaATTAtgtgaaatattcaaattaaaaaactacAGCACAGATTTACAGGAAGCCTCTACGTTAGATTATTACACAGGAGCAGTATGGTGGGGTAAAGAACAAGGATTGAATCCACAACAATTATCTGGATTATTTACTGTAGTTTATAACCtctttgaaaatgtaaaag AACAACACATGAACAAGGTAGACAATTTGAAAGAATTTAAAGCTGTGATGATGGGTATAGAACCAGAATATCCGGATGTCAAATCTGCTGGTTTAGATTTTTTCTCTGTAGCACAGGCAAAAGCCATTGCTCAGTACATAAATACTAG CTTATTCCAGCACTATAATTTATACCAGTTTATGTTCACACACACTCAAGCAGAAGAAATTATTGGAACAGAT CTTTCTATAGAAGTTGCCAAGCCTTCAACACTGCCATTCCCTCCCCCTCTACATGAAGGAGTTCAGGATGATATGTATGCCTCATTTATAGCCACACCTCCACCAACACCACCCCCTGTAGAG GGTGAGGAAGATACAAAATCAGATCAG GAGACACCGAAAGAAGATGAGCCTACAGTCCCAGATATTGATGCCTTTAATGATTTAACTGTGGATGATGTCAGAGAAGTCATAGAAAGTGTGGCTAAAGAAATGTTAGGAGGATTGCAG aATGACCTTGCTGCAAAACTTagggaaaaagaaaataatattatccagaggataaataaaattcataaagtGGCAGAATAA
- the LOC134715873 gene encoding ciliary-associated calcium-binding coiled-coil protein 1-like isoform X1 encodes MAAKSQSKSSSGKSTRSNASTGKDVKGKKKVTVEEDDPDDETAVLAFKVLSEEQTKKLLTLEVEDMQKELCEIFKLKNYSTDLQEASTLDYYTGAVWWGKEQGLNPQQLSGLFTVVYNLFENVKEQHMNKVDNLKEFKAVMMGIEPEYPDVKSAGLDFFSVAQAKAIAQYINTSLFQHYNLYQFMFTHTQAEEIIGTDLSIEVAKPSTLPFPPPLHEGVQDDMYASFIATPPPTPPPVEGEEDTKSDQETPKEDEPTVPDIDAFNDLTVDDVREVIESVAKEMLGGLQNDLAAKLREKENNIIQRINKIHKVAE; translated from the exons ATGGCCGCGAAAAGTCAATCAAAATCAAGTTCTGGAAAGTCAACAAGATCTAATGCATCTACAGGAAAAGATGTGAAAGGGAAGAAGAAAGTAACAGTGGAAGAA gATGACCCAGATGATGAGACTGCTGTTCTGGCATTTAAAGTATTGTCTGAAGAACAGACCAAAAAATTACTCACATTAGAAGTTGAAGACATGCAAAA agaATTAtgtgaaatattcaaattaaaaaactacAGCACAGATTTACAGGAAGCCTCTACGTTAGATTATTACACAGGAGCAGTATGGTGGGGTAAAGAACAAGGATTGAATCCACAACAATTATCTGGATTATTTACTGTAGTTTATAACCtctttgaaaatgtaaaag AACAACACATGAACAAGGTAGACAATTTGAAAGAATTTAAAGCTGTGATGATGGGTATAGAACCAGAATATCCGGATGTCAAATCTGCTGGTTTAGATTTTTTCTCTGTAGCACAGGCAAAAGCCATTGCTCAGTACATAAATACTAG CTTATTCCAGCACTATAATTTATACCAGTTTATGTTCACACACACTCAAGCAGAAGAAATTATTGGAACAGAT CTTTCTATAGAAGTTGCCAAGCCTTCAACACTGCCATTCCCTCCCCCTCTACATGAAGGAGTTCAGGATGATATGTATGCCTCATTTATAGCCACACCTCCACCAACACCACCCCCTGTAGAG GGTGAGGAAGATACAAAATCAGATCAG GAGACACCGAAAGAAGATGAGCCTACAGTCCCAGATATTGATGCCTTTAATGATTTAACTGTGGATGATGTCAGAGAAGTCATAGAAAGTGTGGCTAAAGAAATGTTAGGAGGATTGCAG aATGACCTTGCTGCAAAACTTagggaaaaagaaaataatattatccagaggataaataaaattcataaagtGGCAGAATAA
- the LOC134716783 gene encoding uncharacterized protein LOC134716783, producing MKACGSRNDYAITILLVAFIISCNASNNLEKHKQCHFEVEKKSGNYLSKWLKIIDGMVAPLDISFTNNNTYSSTPDVLLPNRWIWTFVPPFGGKFYISWPVDYFVYSFGLLDTHTLYPTRILLNVTPPDCNVTFGEPKTTEGIGGALQKMATDQHFYKINEMYDYSYWCYLSRSSYFNNSFYYSLSRYLNVPLQLLGYKCCQNRGKKLICDHKNVIENSYQLIPFYIGLVFLVYFPLALLKFGQNVLESSNDIPHLSLQSEYSIIPDQDDDYIFMRTRSPLSVFKMIVSAFGLAKKHPVIVSRVRRAIFVILAPFLVYIFIFLYYKKGRYLMKEIVNHKIPHGFVSVVGGFTESLDLYLPMFGGPAISLILYLIVGLILTLVPRSLSDILQLGLSPDESTYSTLLTLDLVTIEKFSKKKCSHNVSGYRRFYSVMRGSLYMLINPSFWCFVLSFQKTRLRKVIDKLCPGCVGTTCMAIICIPVFVSYFCFCILETFLVIFYYGFPFCYFVVSTAKGYAKYFQRAQQKQTFMLNVVLSILFPICFLFFMFMLVMISLETFIITGYFIFFVYLSLIIFPGWSFGFVYYVIMFILYVHSVLKDFKQEYQDLLHHTIQASVKVKKAAIAKELLNKRQKCCAMSEFIAITNRIPLEIFNQTTSIQDDNRIEYVRYRKQIPGVREDLYRFVIDRSYPVHIAFFHIIVQILVLQVIVLISILFISTYIKRESSRESSDVLNVMCVIIVTMIPNLVRLFFCKVHNNKVRKRKIRQKVIEFWRTRNNFNIENDNE from the exons ATGAAAGC GTGTGGAAGTAGGAATGATTACGCCATCACGATACTTCTAGTTGCTTTTATTATTTCTTGTAATGCTTCAAATAATCTTGAAAAGCATAAACAGTGTCATTTTGAGGTTGAGAAGAAATCCGGCAATTACTTATCAAAATGGCTTAAAATCATAGACGGAATGGTTGCTCCTTTAGACATATCGTTTACAAATAACAATACATATAGTTCAACACCAGATGTTTTGCTTCCGAACAGATGGATATGGACATTTGTTCCTCCTTTTGGTGGAAAATTCTACATTTCATGGCCCGTGGATTACTTTGTGTATTCGTTTGGTCTGCTCGATACGCATACTTTATATCCTACAAGAATCTTATTAAACGTTACTCCTCCGGACTGCAATGTTACATTTGGCGAGCCTAAAACCACTGAAGGAATTGGTGGAGCATTGCAAAAAATGGCTACGGATCAGCACTTTTATAAAATCAACGAGATGTATGACTATAGCTACTGGTGTTATTTGTCGAGGAGTTCTTATTTTAACAACTCTTTTTACTATAGCCTAAGTCGATACCTAAACGTACCATTACAACTATTGGGATATAAATGCTGTCAAAACAGAGGAAAAAAGCTAATTTGTGACCACAAAAATGTCATAGAAAATTCCTATCAACTTATACCGTTTTACATAGGACTTGTTTTCCTAGTTTATTTTCCACTGGCTCTtctaaaatttggacaaaatgtTTTAGAATCCAGTAATGATATACCACATCTCTCGTTACAATCGGAATATTCAATTATACCAGATCAGGATGACGACTATATTTTTATGAGAACAAGAAGTCCTTTATCAGTCTTTAAAATGATTGTCAGCGCTTTTGGATTGGCTAAAAAACATCCGGTAATTGTATCGAGAGTACGGCGAgctatatttgtaatattggCTCCGTTTCTTGTGTACATATTCATTTTCCTTTACTACAAGAAAGGACGTTATTTGATGAAAGAAATAGTGAATCATAAAATTCCACATGGGTTTGTATCTGTTGTCGGTGGTTTTACTGAGAGTCTAGACCTGTATCTACCAATGTTTGGGGGTCCAGCAATTTCTCTTATTTTATACCTTATAGTAGGATTAATATTGACGTTAGTTCCACGAAGTTTGTCTGATATCCTTCAGTTAGGGTTATCTCCAGACGAATCAACCTATTCAACACTTTTAACTTTAGACCTGGTCACAATTGAAAAGTTTTCGAAGAAGAAATGCAGTCATAATGTATCTGGCTACCGGAGATTCTATTCTGTAATGAGAGGATCGTTATACATGTTAATTAATCCGTCATTTTGGTGTTTTGTCCTATCGTTCCAAAAGACAAGATTGAGAAAAGTCATAGATAAATTATGTCCAGGATGTGTTGGTACGACCTGTATGGCCATTATTTGTATCCCCGTATTTGTATCTTACTTTTGTTTCTGTATTTTAGAGACGTTTCTGGTGATATTTTATTACGGCTTTCCCTTTTGTTATTTTGTGGTGTCAACTGCTAAAGGATACGCAAAGTATTTCCAAAGAGCACAACAAAAACAGACATTTATGcttaatgttgtgttgtcaatACTTTTTCCTATTTGCTTTCTGTTTTTCATGTTCATGTTGGTCATGATAAGTCTGGAAACTTTCATAATCACGggttatttcatatttttcgtCTACCTATCCCTTATAATTTTCCCAGGATGGTCTTTTGGATTTGTATACTATGTGATTATGTTCATTCTATATGTACATAGTGTATTGAAAGATTTTAAACAGGAATACCAAGACTTATTGCATCATACCATCCAAGCCTCCGTTAAAGTAAAAAAGGCTGCCATAGCAAAGGAACTactaaataaaagacaaaagtgTTGTGCGATGTCTGAATTTATAGCAATTACTAACAGAATTCCCttagaaatatttaatcaaaCTACATCGATACAGGACGATAATCGAATCGAATATGTACGATATCGAAAACAGATACCGGGAGTTCGGGAAGATTTGTATCGATTCGTTATCGATAGATCCTATCCCGTGCATATCGCATTCTTCCATATCATAGTGCAAATTTTAGTGCTACAAGTTATTGTTTTGATATCTATATTGTTTATTTCCACGTACATAAAGAGGGAATCGTCACGAGAATCTAGTGATGTCCTCAATGTAATGTGTGTGATAATAGTAACAATGATTCCAAATCTTGTACGTCTTTTCTTCTGTAAAGTCCATAACAATAAGGTTAGAAAAAGGAAAATCCGACAGAAAGTTATAGAATTTTGGAGAACAAGGAACAATTTTAACATCGAAAATGATAACGAGTAA
- the LOC134715876 gene encoding uncharacterized protein LOC134715876: MAGKRKYTDLKYKFIRGLQRQEVYQRTKHWLKSSAECTSRAIVSLELCDRPVKSTKQAEKLEGIGAEIKKKLEKIKDDDFVSEDPPVRGRFVSSAGAIIMALLEATELAYAEGHSKDSSVLVPEDVVKTKAKEMCDEQLLDLEDEDTTLCICPAWWRVEILIKRDLVKRRIFNKVPVYVLLPSGTEEALKLRERSGRLPVSGSHVIPWSTIPDNNDVLYTNYDGSDGVVLLVDISEMGGDRVGLGDLCRMIEGVNIKYKTRKLLVGDYSWVWNCDGTERILPFLVERKRADDVARTLKEGRFWTQVTKMVAWKQQFTAQGLQCQLQYIVEGEPEQYMVKCMDGCQGVGMCGNPTVIQVKNALKDLRSHPDLNVQQTENLQDTVIMLASITIELQQRVKKGDFDEMVVKELNSKEGGKKKEEFYIIDSDNEDDVAIIDDKHDSNHPGRFDSQDVFIEETVETSLSYKRSNFEKNRDKQSNTGAARETNLPKDSLCMENLTQIQLSPDAKKSTGFSGETNTYSKSDIPQKERERSAVPFEEFPLEPFVQYHCSKGIQATPPKRRNTPSKYHVPGAYKPKMNYIDDSVFDNNNSGLNNATVNNTKYQRKTEDNKTTDSWLDVKNKTLKHKLDNTDTKTESVGKKYCPRTKVFKLKSVSTASESESIENPISWSDEEQPSTSAFTPKSNPYRRTVRKTSIDSAISSEEKAATSKQIDNFIKTVKTKNRRKFDSALSDSDSDDLPDLNFNSTSPVHSAYQQSHLSETYSKGPRIKVTGTKHKYVSLTTEQKQSVQTVKCILPQLSEDEVKVALERHSWNVDLTVAELLDTVIVL; the protein is encoded by the exons ATTGGAGCTGAAATAAAGAAGAAACTAGAGAAAATAAAAGACGATGATTTTGTGAGTGAGGACCCCCCAGTTAGAGGGAGATTTGTATCATCAGCTGGGGCTATTATAATGGCTTTGTTAGAAGCTACAGAACTAGCCTATGCTGAAGGACACAG TAAGGATAGCTCAGTTCTAGTCCCTGAAGATGTAGTTAAGACTAAAGCTAAAGAAATGTGTGATGAACAGTTATTAGATCTGGAGGATGAAGACACAACTTTAT GTATATGTCCAGCATGGTGGCGTGTTGAAATACTCATCAAAAGAGATTTGGTCAAGAGGAGAATTTTTAACAAAGTGCCAGTCTATGTTTTGTTGCCATCAGGAACTGAAGAGGCTTTAAAATTAAGAG AAAGAAGTGGAAGGTTACCAGTTAGTGGTAGTCATGTGATACCCTGGTCCACTATTCCTGATAACAATGATGTCCTCTATACTAACTACGATGGATCAGATGG TGTAGTTCTATTGGTTGATATATCTGAGATGGGAGGAGACAGAGTTGGTCTAGGAGAT CTTTGTAGAATGATAGAAGGTGTTAACATTAAGTACAAGACGAGAAAACTTCTTGTTGGAGACTACAGTTGGGTCTGGAACTGTGATGGAACAGAAAGAATTCTACCATTTCTTGTTGAAAGGAAAAGAGCAG ATGATGTTGCCAGGACTTTGAAGGAAGGGAGATTTTGGACACAGGTAACTAAAATGGTGGCGTGGAAACAGCAGTTCACAGCACAAGGACTACAATGTCAGTTACAGTATATTGTGGAAGGGGAACCAGAACAGTATATGGTCAAATGTATGGATGGTTGTCAAGGTGTTGGGATGTGTGGTAACCCTACAGTTATTCAGGTCAAG aaTGCACTGAAAGATTTGAGGTCCCATCCAGATTTGAATGTACAACAAACAGAGAATTTACAAGATACTGTCATCATGTTGGCATCAATTACAATAGAACTTCAACAGAG AGTGAAAAAGGGTGATTTTGATGAAATGGTTGTAAAAGAATTAAACAGTAAAGAAGGAGGGAAGAAGAAAGAagaattttatattattgacaGTGATAATGAAGATGATGTTGCTATTATTGATGACAAGCATGATAGTAATCATCCTGGGAGGTTTGATTCTCAGGATGTTTTCATAGAAGAAACTGTAGAAACTTCCCTGTCATATAAGAggtcaaattttgaaaagaatagGGACAAACAATCAAATACTGGTGCTGCTCGGGAAACCAATCTCCCAAAAGATTCATTATGTATGGAAAACTTGACACAAATTCAGCTGTCTCCAGATGCCAAAAAATCAACAGGATTTTCTGGTGAAACAAACACTTATTCAAAATCAGATATACCTCAGAAAGAAAGGGAAAGGTCAGCTGTGCCTTTTGAAGAGTTTCCACTTGAGCCTTTTGTGCAGTATCACTGTTCTAAAGGAATACAGGCCACACCTCCAAAACGGAGAAATACACCATCAAAATATCATGTACCTGGGGCTTATAAGCCAAAGATGAACTACATTGATGACAGTGTATTTGATAATAACAATTCAGGGTTAAATAATGCAACTGTGAATAATACTAAATATCAGAGAAAAACTGAGGACAATAAAACAACAGACAGTTGGTTGGATGtgaaaaacaagactttaaaaCACAAACTGGATAACACTGATACAAAAACTGAAAGTGTTGGTAAGAAATACTGTCCACGTACCAAGGTATTTAAATTGAAGTCAGTTTCAACTGCCAGTGAAAGCGAGTCAATAGAAAATCCAATTAGTTGGTCAGATGAGGAACAGCCATCAACATCAGCTTTCACACCCAAATCCAACCCTTACAGAAGAACAGTCAGAAAAACAAGCATAGACAGTGCAATATCTAGTGAAGAGAAGGCTGCTACTAGTAAACAAATAGACAACTTTATTAaaactgttaaaacaaaaaacagaagaaaattTGACAGTGCTTTGTCAGACTCCGACAGTGATGATTTACCTGATCTTAATTTCAATAGCACGTCTCCTGTGCATTCTGCATATCAACAATCCCATTTATCAGAGACATATTCAAAAGGGCCAAGGATAAAAGTTACTGggacaaaacacaaatatgtttCCTTGAcaacagaacaaaaacaaagtgTACAGACAGTGAAATGTATTTTACCACAGCTATCAGAGGATGAGGTTAAAGTAGCCTTAGAGAGACATTCATGGAATGTAGATCTTACTGTAGCAGAACTGTTAGATACAGTCATTGTTTTATAG
- the LOC134715873 gene encoding ciliary-associated calcium-binding coiled-coil protein 1-like isoform X4, whose amino-acid sequence MSKKGGKKKGKKGDDPDDETAVLAFKVLSEEQTKKLLTLEVEDMQKELCEIFKLKNYSTDLQEASTLDYYTGAVWWGKEQGLNPQQLSGLFTVVYNLFENVKEQHMNKVDNLKEFKAVMMGIEPEYPDVKSAGLDFFSVAQAKAIAQYINTSLFQHYNLYQFMFTHTQAEEIIGTDLSIEVAKPSTLPFPPPLHEGVQDDMYASFIATPPPTPPPVEGEEDTKSDQETPKEDEPTVPDIDAFNDLTVDDVREVIESVAKEMLGGLQNDLAAKLREKENNIIQRINKIHKVAE is encoded by the exons atgtcaaagaaaGGTGGAAAG aAGAAAGGAAAGAAAGGG gATGACCCAGATGATGAGACTGCTGTTCTGGCATTTAAAGTATTGTCTGAAGAACAGACCAAAAAATTACTCACATTAGAAGTTGAAGACATGCAAAA agaATTAtgtgaaatattcaaattaaaaaactacAGCACAGATTTACAGGAAGCCTCTACGTTAGATTATTACACAGGAGCAGTATGGTGGGGTAAAGAACAAGGATTGAATCCACAACAATTATCTGGATTATTTACTGTAGTTTATAACCtctttgaaaatgtaaaag AACAACACATGAACAAGGTAGACAATTTGAAAGAATTTAAAGCTGTGATGATGGGTATAGAACCAGAATATCCGGATGTCAAATCTGCTGGTTTAGATTTTTTCTCTGTAGCACAGGCAAAAGCCATTGCTCAGTACATAAATACTAG CTTATTCCAGCACTATAATTTATACCAGTTTATGTTCACACACACTCAAGCAGAAGAAATTATTGGAACAGAT CTTTCTATAGAAGTTGCCAAGCCTTCAACACTGCCATTCCCTCCCCCTCTACATGAAGGAGTTCAGGATGATATGTATGCCTCATTTATAGCCACACCTCCACCAACACCACCCCCTGTAGAG GGTGAGGAAGATACAAAATCAGATCAG GAGACACCGAAAGAAGATGAGCCTACAGTCCCAGATATTGATGCCTTTAATGATTTAACTGTGGATGATGTCAGAGAAGTCATAGAAAGTGTGGCTAAAGAAATGTTAGGAGGATTGCAG aATGACCTTGCTGCAAAACTTagggaaaaagaaaataatattatccagaggataaataaaattcataaagtGGCAGAATAA
- the LOC134715873 gene encoding ciliary-associated calcium-binding coiled-coil protein 1-like isoform X2 produces MAAKSQSKSSSGKSTRSNASTGKDVKGKKKVTVEEDDPDDETAVLAFKVLSEEQTKKLLTLEVEDMQKELCEIFKLKNYSTDLQEASTLDYYTGAVWWGKEQGLNPQQLSGLFTVVYNLFENVKEQHMNKVDNLKEFKAVMMGIEPEYPDVKSAGLDFFSVAQAKAIAQYINTSLFQHYNLYQFMFTHTQAEEIIGTDLSIEVAKPSTLPFPPPLHEGVQDDMYASFIATPPPTPPPVEETPKEDEPTVPDIDAFNDLTVDDVREVIESVAKEMLGGLQNDLAAKLREKENNIIQRINKIHKVAE; encoded by the exons ATGGCCGCGAAAAGTCAATCAAAATCAAGTTCTGGAAAGTCAACAAGATCTAATGCATCTACAGGAAAAGATGTGAAAGGGAAGAAGAAAGTAACAGTGGAAGAA gATGACCCAGATGATGAGACTGCTGTTCTGGCATTTAAAGTATTGTCTGAAGAACAGACCAAAAAATTACTCACATTAGAAGTTGAAGACATGCAAAA agaATTAtgtgaaatattcaaattaaaaaactacAGCACAGATTTACAGGAAGCCTCTACGTTAGATTATTACACAGGAGCAGTATGGTGGGGTAAAGAACAAGGATTGAATCCACAACAATTATCTGGATTATTTACTGTAGTTTATAACCtctttgaaaatgtaaaag AACAACACATGAACAAGGTAGACAATTTGAAAGAATTTAAAGCTGTGATGATGGGTATAGAACCAGAATATCCGGATGTCAAATCTGCTGGTTTAGATTTTTTCTCTGTAGCACAGGCAAAAGCCATTGCTCAGTACATAAATACTAG CTTATTCCAGCACTATAATTTATACCAGTTTATGTTCACACACACTCAAGCAGAAGAAATTATTGGAACAGAT CTTTCTATAGAAGTTGCCAAGCCTTCAACACTGCCATTCCCTCCCCCTCTACATGAAGGAGTTCAGGATGATATGTATGCCTCATTTATAGCCACACCTCCACCAACACCACCCCCTGTAGAG GAGACACCGAAAGAAGATGAGCCTACAGTCCCAGATATTGATGCCTTTAATGATTTAACTGTGGATGATGTCAGAGAAGTCATAGAAAGTGTGGCTAAAGAAATGTTAGGAGGATTGCAG aATGACCTTGCTGCAAAACTTagggaaaaagaaaataatattatccagaggataaataaaattcataaagtGGCAGAATAA